The following are encoded together in the Streptomyces rapamycinicus NRRL 5491 genome:
- a CDS encoding neutral zinc metallopeptidase, protein MAVPWYPRSWAALAAALTLLLVTGCGGDDVPPPTAESSSPAPGPPSGTPAQPTGSAGPDGGGSVEEDIQAAVSVTNTYWQTHWSQLFTGDYSPPRVTGAYDGDTPGTPVCGDAPLPDDNAVYCPDGDYIAWDMDLMRWGHARGDAWVYLVIAHEWGHAVQNRLDAGLVDLARELQADCLAGAVLFGAAQDGTLTFEDGDTEELADALTALADRTPWTDVSDHGDASQRVSYFSRGARSGVKSCLPNGIQ, encoded by the coding sequence ATGGCTGTTCCGTGGTACCCGAGGTCATGGGCCGCTCTCGCCGCCGCCCTGACCCTGCTCCTGGTGACCGGATGCGGGGGCGACGATGTGCCCCCGCCCACGGCGGAGAGCTCCTCGCCCGCGCCCGGGCCGCCGTCCGGCACGCCCGCACAGCCGACCGGCAGCGCGGGACCCGATGGTGGGGGGAGCGTGGAGGAGGACATCCAGGCGGCGGTCTCCGTCACCAACACCTACTGGCAGACCCACTGGTCCCAGCTGTTCACCGGTGACTACAGCCCGCCCCGGGTCACGGGGGCCTACGACGGCGACACCCCCGGCACTCCGGTGTGCGGCGACGCGCCCCTCCCGGACGACAACGCCGTGTACTGCCCGGACGGCGACTACATAGCGTGGGACATGGATCTGATGCGCTGGGGTCACGCGCGGGGCGACGCCTGGGTATATCTGGTGATCGCCCATGAGTGGGGCCACGCGGTCCAGAACCGGCTGGACGCGGGGTTGGTGGATCTGGCGCGGGAGCTCCAGGCCGACTGCCTGGCCGGGGCGGTCCTCTTCGGCGCCGCGCAGGACGGGACGCTCACCTTCGAGGACGGCGACACCGAGGAGCTGGCGGACGCCCTGACCGCGCTCGCCGACCGGACCCCGTGGACCGATGTCTCCGACCACGGCGACGCCTCCCAGCGGGTCTCCTACTTCAGCCGCGGCGCGCGATCCGGGGTCAAGTCCTGTCTGCCGAACGGCATTCAGTGA
- a CDS encoding helix-turn-helix domain-containing protein — translation MSVPPDHPFAAAVKPLVDAMGGEMIAPDRARGDDVVLSWEGRPVVAVRLPHLADSLDRILADLQRRHGVPLSALDRKTKQSVVRQLEQRGAFTVRHGVETVAGALGVSRFTVYNYLNREKSGD, via the coding sequence GTGAGCGTACCGCCCGACCACCCCTTCGCCGCCGCGGTGAAGCCGCTCGTCGACGCCATGGGCGGCGAGATGATCGCCCCGGACCGGGCCCGGGGCGACGATGTGGTGCTCTCCTGGGAGGGCCGTCCGGTGGTCGCCGTAAGGCTGCCGCATCTGGCGGACTCGCTCGACCGCATCCTCGCCGACCTCCAGCGCCGCCACGGCGTACCGCTCTCGGCCCTGGACCGCAAGACCAAGCAGTCCGTGGTCCGCCAGCTCGAGCAGCGCGGCGCGTTCACGGTGCGCCATGGGGTCGAGACGGTCGCCGGGGCCCTCGGGGTGAGTCGCTTCACCGTCTACAACTACCTCAATCGCGAGAAGAGCGGGGACT